In the genome of Aureimonas sp. OT7, one region contains:
- a CDS encoding Hachiman antiphage defense system protein HamA has product MIEDWLNIEEAEHGETKRLFVLGERGGGRVAVQADLMERVRAHYDDPRHIADDIAELGFPGAAAILRERLPTDARTRSGEVGEILATEFVEHQTGFRIPVRRLRYKDGREMALRGDDFLGIEEVDGRLAYLKGEAKSGQAMAAGVINAARARLNDDDGRPTPISLLFVADRLLEGSEEDEALGRQIRNAVGRGTIRARDVTHGLFTLTGNDRRADLEADLAGAGGDHGHISVNLRINDHQEFIAWIYEEAESLGND; this is encoded by the coding sequence ATGATTGAAGACTGGCTGAACATCGAGGAGGCGGAGCACGGCGAAACAAAGCGCCTCTTTGTGCTTGGCGAGAGAGGTGGCGGTAGAGTCGCAGTCCAGGCGGACCTCATGGAGCGTGTCCGCGCTCACTACGACGATCCGCGGCACATTGCCGACGACATTGCCGAGCTGGGATTCCCCGGCGCTGCTGCCATTCTTCGCGAGCGCTTGCCGACCGACGCCAGAACGCGGTCCGGCGAAGTAGGCGAGATATTGGCTACGGAGTTTGTGGAGCACCAGACTGGATTCCGGATCCCCGTTCGCCGCCTGCGCTACAAGGACGGTCGCGAAATGGCCCTGCGCGGCGATGATTTCCTCGGCATCGAGGAGGTAGATGGACGCCTTGCCTATCTGAAGGGCGAGGCCAAGAGCGGTCAGGCGATGGCCGCAGGTGTGATAAACGCCGCTCGTGCCCGGCTCAATGACGACGATGGCCGTCCCACGCCGATCTCCCTACTGTTTGTAGCCGATAGGTTGCTGGAGGGGAGCGAAGAAGACGAGGCGCTAGGTCGCCAAATCCGCAATGCTGTCGGCAGAGGCACGATTCGGGCGCGTGATGTCACGCATGGACTGTTCACGTTAACCGGCAACGACCGGCGCGCCGACCTCGAAGCCGATCTTGCAGGTGCTGGCGGTGACCACGGCCATATCTCGGTGAACCTCCGCATAAACGACCACCAGGAGTTCATCGCCTGGATTTATGAAGAGGCCGAGAGCCTTGGAAACGATTGA
- a CDS encoding thermonuclease family protein, which translates to MQIRLPPLSTFRWQMFVLSLALSWAVGGLPEPAQAQPRPQIAKCVPGQARTADEYCLVDGDTIWIDGEKLRMEGYDTPEPQTHICGGEAEVALAHRASDRVIELLNSHNWTVEYGERDNTGTRTLVTIRIGGRDIGDILIEEGLARSWPDGDEWWCSR; encoded by the coding sequence ATGCAAATTCGTCTCCCCCCATTGTCCACATTCCGCTGGCAGATGTTCGTGCTTTCCCTCGCTCTATCTTGGGCGGTCGGCGGCCTGCCGGAACCTGCCCAGGCTCAGCCTCGGCCGCAGATTGCGAAGTGCGTTCCCGGTCAGGCGCGCACCGCTGACGAATATTGTCTCGTCGACGGTGACACGATCTGGATTGACGGGGAAAAGCTGCGCATGGAGGGATATGACACCCCGGAACCGCAAACCCACATCTGCGGTGGCGAGGCCGAAGTCGCGCTGGCACACCGAGCCAGCGACCGGGTGATCGAGCTGCTGAACTCGCATAACTGGACTGTCGAATATGGAGAGCGGGATAACACCGGCACGCGGACGCTCGTGACGATCAGAATCGGTGGTCGCGACATCGGCGACATCCTGATCGAAGAAGGGCTGGCTCGCTCCTGGCCTGACGGCGATGAATGGTGGTGCAGCCGGTAG
- a CDS encoding GNAT family N-acetyltransferase yields MQLSGPEPLTAAHDVSDFSCGKPTLDHWLKTRALSNQQKGFTAVLVVHEAGRVVGYYGLAPTAVVPSVLPRSIRTGQPPNPVPCMLLGQLATDTGWAGLGIGTGLVKHALQRCVQAASLIGGRALLVNAVDGEAAEFWRRRGFEPSRDDPLVLLRSINDIAASLGEAGG; encoded by the coding sequence TTGCAACTGTCAGGCCCCGAACCGCTTACCGCCGCTCACGATGTGTCTGATTTCTCCTGTGGCAAGCCCACGCTTGACCACTGGCTGAAGACGCGCGCCCTCTCCAATCAGCAGAAGGGCTTCACCGCCGTCCTTGTCGTGCACGAGGCCGGACGCGTGGTCGGTTACTATGGCCTGGCGCCGACCGCCGTTGTGCCATCGGTGCTGCCGCGTTCGATCCGGACGGGGCAGCCACCCAATCCGGTCCCGTGCATGCTACTCGGCCAGCTCGCGACCGATACGGGTTGGGCAGGGCTGGGCATCGGGACCGGTCTTGTGAAGCACGCCCTCCAGCGCTGCGTTCAGGCCGCTTCGCTGATCGGCGGACGGGCCTTGTTGGTCAATGCCGTCGATGGTGAAGCCGCCGAATTCTGGAGGCGGCGCGGCTTTGAGCCGTCCAGGGATGATCCCCTGGTTCTGCTCCGATCGATCAACGACATCGCGGCCTCGCTCGGTGAGGCTGGAGGTTGA
- a CDS encoding DUF1778 domain-containing protein translates to MATTAERKEYPISMRLPEADVAMIDRAASLRGRSRTDFVRDAAVRAAEEVVMEQGLIRMSPEGFAEFMDVLARPAAPVPEMVEVLKRPAPWEPGYVAKR, encoded by the coding sequence ATGGCCACGACCGCCGAACGCAAGGAATATCCGATCTCGATGCGCCTGCCCGAGGCGGATGTCGCAATGATCGATCGCGCAGCGAGCCTGCGCGGCCGCTCGCGCACCGATTTCGTGCGCGACGCCGCAGTGCGCGCGGCCGAGGAGGTCGTCATGGAGCAGGGGCTGATCCGGATGAGTCCAGAGGGCTTCGCTGAGTTCATGGATGTGCTGGCGCGTCCGGCCGCTCCCGTTCCGGAGATGGTCGAAGTTCTGAAACGGCCCGCGCCGTGGGAGCCCGGCTACGTGGCGAAGCGGTAA